A genomic window from Hippocampus zosterae strain Florida chromosome 13, ASM2543408v3, whole genome shotgun sequence includes:
- the krt94 gene encoding keratin 94: MQSSYSISGGPITMSRQSHSYSSRAAPKAHSLSGLSLRGPRISSSSMRTVSSGVGGGYGGGYGGGYGGGYGGGSASFDLSNALDQNTIQLNEKATMQNLNDRLASYLEKVRSLEAANAKLEKQIRVYYEQKGPAADRDYSNYWAIINDLKDKIMKATIGNANILLQIDNSKLAADDFRTKFEHELMMRQSVEADIANLRRLLDQTTLTKADLEMQIEGLQDELAYLKKNHAEELAAMRTQLSGTINVEVDAAPQQDLNKVLDEIRAQYETITDKHRRDQEAWFNEKSAALTKEVTISTETIQTSKTEIGDLRRTLQGLEIELQSQLSMKGALENTLSETDARYSAMLASFQNTINMLEAELANMRASIEQQGQEYRMLLDIKTRLEQEIATYRSLLDSEESRPIGSGSGKTTVTTTTVRTSS; this comes from the exons ATGCAGTCCAGCTACAGCATCTCGGGCGGGCCCATCACGATGAGCAGACAGAGCCACAGCTACTCATCCAGAGCTGCGCCCAAAGCTCACAGCTTGTCCGGACTGAGCCTCAGAGGTCCTCGCATCTCCTCTTCCAGCATGCGCACTGTTTCATCCGGGGTCGGCGGCGGCTACGGCGGCGGCTACGGCGGCGGCTACGGCGGCGGCTACGGCGGCGGGTCGGCCTCCTTCGACCTGTCCAATGCTTTGGACCAGAACACCATTCAGCTGAACGAGAAGGCCACCATGCAGAACCTGAATGATCGTCTGGCCTCCTACCTGGAGAAGGTGCGCTCTCTGGAGGCGGCCAACGCCAAGCTGGAGAAGCAGATCAGAGTGTACTACGAGCAGAAGGGGCCTGCGGCCGACAGGGACTACAGCAACTACTGGGCCATTATCAATGACCTGAAGGACAAG ATCATGAAAGCCACCATCGGCAATGCCAACATCCTCCTCCAGATTGACAACTCCAAACTGGCTGCTGATGACTTCAGAACCAA GTTTGAGCATGAGCTGATGATGCGGCAGTCTGTTGAAGCCGACATTGCCAACCTGCGCCGCCTGCTTGACCAAACAACTCTGACGAAAGCCGACCTGGAGATGCAGATTGAGGGGCTGCAAGATGAGCTGGCCTACCTCAAGAAGAACCACGCAGAG GAGCTGGCAGCGATGCGAACACAGCTGTCCGGCACAATCAATGTGGAGGTTGACGCCGCACCCCAACAGGACCTCAACAAAGTCCTGGATGAGATCCGCGCCCAGTATGAAACTATCACAGATAAGCATCGCCGCGACCAGGAAGCCTGGTTTAACGAGAAG TCGGCCGCCTTGACCAAGGAGGTGACCATCAGCACAGAGACCATCCAGACGTCCAAGACAGAAATCGGGGACCTAAGACGTACGCTGCAGGGCCTGGAGATCGAGCTGCAGTCCCAACTCAGCATG AAAGGGGCGCTGGAAAACACGTTGTCAGAGACAGATGCTCGTTACAGCGCCATGCTCGCCAGTTTCcagaacacaatcaacatgCTCGAGGCAGAACTCGCCAACATGCGCGCCAGCATTGAGCAGCAGGGCCAGGAGTACAGGATGCTGCTGGACATCAAGACCAGGCTGGAGCAGGAGATTGCGACCTACAGGAGCCTACTGGACTCAGAGGAATCCAG GCCAATTGGTTCAG GGAGCGGCAAGACCACAGTCACGACCACCACTGTGCGCACTTCCAGCTAA